Within Claveliimonas bilis, the genomic segment ATTTCCGTGATGTCCATGTCGTCCACTTTTTCTTCTACAAATTTGCAGATAAACCCCAGTTCTTCATCTGTAAATTTGATAAGGGCACGATAGGCTGACTTATTTACTGCAACCACTACCTTCTGTACATTAAACGCTTCCTTCGTCCCGTCTTTTTTGATTACTTTTACATCTTTTTTTACCATATGATGCCAGTCTCCTCCACTTCGTCGCTCTCTATATTTAGTATCATTCATCTTTTTTATTCACTATATAGTGTATAAATTTGCTTTATTAAGTTTATCACCTGTCCTATGTTCCGTCAACGGTATACGGCCTGAAATTTTTCACAAAAAAAGAACCCTGACGGGTTCTTAATTTTGGATGATTCTCTAGTTGCCGCATTCTATGCTGATTTCGTTAAACTGCTTCAATATTTCATCTACAGACATCGCCTTTTTTTCCTCACCTTTCAGGTCAAGTACAGCCTCGCCCTGATGCATCATCAAAAGACGGTCTCCATACTCTACCGCATAGCGGAGATTGTGAGTTACCATGATCGTAGTCAGTTTCTTCTCTTTTACGATTTTGTCTGTCAGCTCCATGATCAGCTCTGCCGTCTTAGGATCCAGAGCCGCCGTATGTTCATCCAGAATAAGAAATTCTATAGGAGTCATCGTAGACATCAAAAGAGCCATCGCCTGTCTCTGGCCTCCGGACAGCGCTCCCACCTTAATATCCAGCTTATCCTCCAAACCAAGTCCCAGCTGGCTTAAAAGTTCTTTATAATAGGAAATTCTCGCCTTATTGGTCCCCCGTCCGAATCCATACACCTTTCCTTTATTATCCGCCAATGCCATATTCTCCAGAATCGTCATGGAAGGACAGGTCCCCATGGCAGGATTCTGATACACCCTTCCGATCCTTCGGTTTCGTTTGTATTCTTTCTCTTTAGTAATGTCAGAGCCGTTCATAAAAATCTGGCCGGCCTCTACCGGAATGCTTCCGCAGATAATATTCAGCATAGACGTTTTTCCGGAACCGTTGCTCCCGATTACGGAGACAAATTCTCCTTCTTCTATGGACAGGTTAAACCCGTGGAACAGACACATTTCATTGACTGTACCGGGATTATAGTATTTATGAATGTCTTTGAGTTCCAGCATCCGGTTTCACCTTCTTTCTTCTTTCCATACTGATAATCAAAATTACCAGGAATAAAACTGCTGTGATCAATTTCATTGCCTGTGGTTCAAAGTTGCGGATAGCGACAGCCACACAGGCTTTATATATGACAGAGCCGATCAAAACAGCTGTAGTAGCCTTCATAACAGTAAGCTTTTTAAAGATACTTGTTCCGATAATAACACTCGCCAATCCGATCACGATCGCCCCGGTTCCCATTGAAATCTCAAACACTCTCTCCTCCTGGCAGAATGCGCTTCCCGCCAGAGCTACAAGGCCATTGGCGATGGCAAGGCCTACGATTTTCACATTGCCCTGATCCTTGGCCAGAGAAGTTACCAACACATCATTGTCACCCACCGCCCGCAGAAGATAGCCGGACTTTGTTTTCAAATAAAGATCCAGAAGGATCTTGCTGATCGCTGCCAGAACAAGAGCCAGGATCAGCGTTATATAGCTTTGCAGGGCTTCCGGCATGATTCCCTGGATCCAGTCATTTTTAAAGATACTGTCCTGGGAAAACAACGGTACATTGGAAGTTCCCGCTATATACAAATTGATAGTCCAAAGAGCCGTCATCATAATAATTCCCGATAACAAATCTCTTACTTTCCCCTTCACATGGATCAGCCCGGTGCAGACCCCTGCCAAAGCTCCTGCCAGAAAGGCTGCTAAAAGAGAGAGATAAGGATTTATCCCCTTTGTAATAAGAAGAGCGGTCACCGCTCCGCCAAGCGGAAAGCTTCCATCTACCGTAAGATCCGGAAAATCCAGTATCTTGTATGTGATATAAACCCCAAGAGCAAGTATGCCATATATCAACCCCTGCTCAAAAATAGTTACAACAAAATCCATGAATCATGCCTCACCTTCTGTTATTTCCTCTGCAGATACGTCTCTTTATTCCGCCTCTGCCTCAGAGATCGTATCAAAGCTTTCTACTGCTGTTCCTGCCAGCTCCTCCGGTACAGTAATTCCAAGATTTTCCGCTACCTTTGTATTTACGTAAAATCCGGGCTCTGTAATCGTTTCATAAGGAAGTTCTGACGCCTCTGCCTCTCCTTTGAGCACCTTTGCCGCCATCTGTCCTGTCTGCTTTCCAAGCGCAATATAATCCAATCCTTCTGCTGCAAGGCAGCCGATCTTTACCTGCTCGATCTCGCTTCCGAAAATCGGGATTCCCTTTTCATTCGCCTTTTCCAGAATAGTCGGCAGGGACGCAACCACTGTATTGTCTGTCAGATTTGTAATGCAGTCTACCTGGCTTAATAAATCATCTGCCGCAAGAGAAATATCCGCTGTTGCCGTGATCCCTTTTTCCACAATCTCAAAATCGTAATCTCCTGCAAGTTCTTTATATGTTTCCAGCGCTGAAATAGAGTTGGCCTCACTTGTAGTATACATGATGCCGATCTTCTGGCCATCAGGGAGCATAGTCCGGATCATCTCAAGCTGTGCTTTAATCGGCAGTTCGTCAGATGTTCCTGTCACATTTCCTACCGGATTTCCTTCTTCATCTGCAAGTTCTGCCGCCACCGGATCTGTTACTGCTGTATAAATAACCGGAATATCTGTATCCATTGCTGCATTGTATGCGCTCTGAGCAGTAGGCGTTGCAATGGCGCATATCATATCCACCTTGTCAGAAACGAAAGTATCGGATATCTGACTTGCCGTCCCCATATCTGCCGCTGCATTTTTGTAGTCCACCGTAAGATTTTCTCCTTCAACGATTCCTTCCTCTTCCAAGCCCTGTAAGAATCCTTCCCGGCAGTTATCCAAAGAGCCGTGCTCTGCAAACTGTGAAATACCAATGGTATAGCTCTCTTCTCCACTTCCGGAATCTGATGATCCGGAGCTGCCTGCGCATCCTGCCGTCATTGCCATCGTCATTACTGCTGTTAATAATACTGCTACTGTTCTTCTTTTCATTGTTTTGTTCTCCTTTTCCTTTTTGATTCTTTGCTGTTGTTAGGAGAGAAAATCGTGAAATGAACTTCTTCTTCGTGCAAATGCGCATCCCGCCAAGCGTTTTATTTCATGGGGAACGAGGTTTCCTGTCAAATAAAAAACCGCCCCAAACCAAAGGTTTGAGGCGGTAATAAACTTTATTATCGCGGTACCACTCAAATTGACGAAGCGTCCACTTTTCTCATGTACTAACATACACTCCTGATTGATAACGGGTTCGGTTCCCGACAAACCATACTCACCATTCCCGGTTTTCAGGCCGCCCTCGAAAGTCCATTCAACTATCCGTCCGGTACAGCACTTCCACCATCTGCCGCTCTCTTTCACCTTACAATGATAATCTACTTCTCTTTCTCATCGGTTTTGCTTATATGTATCTGATGGATATTACTTTACCTCTCTCAGATCATTTTGTCAAGACATTTTCCGTTTAAAATTATTTTATCAGTCATCGATAACCGGAACAGGGGTTTCATCCCAGGCATCCAGATCATTAATGTACTTCTTCGTTTCACTGGCAATGACATTTGACAACAGAAGAACTGCGATCAAGTTAGGTACAGCCATCAAAGCATTCAGGATATCTGCCAGTGCCCATACAACGTCAAGTGCGACAACCGGAGCGATTGCTGCTACAGCAACATAAAGGATACGATATCCGATAAGTACTTTTTTACCTGCAAAGTATTCTACTGCACGTTCTCCGTAATATGCCCATCCAAGAACTGTTGAGTATGCGAAACAGATAATGCCGAGTGTCAGAATGATCGGTCCAAGATACGGAATCTGCTGGAATGCTAATGTAGTTAAAACTCCACCGTCCTCGATCTCATCCGCATTAATGTTTGGATTCTTCATAACAGAAGTTACAATTACAAGACCGGACATCAGACATACAACTACTGTATCCCAGAAAGTACCTGTGGAAGATACCAGCGCCTGACGAACCGGATTTCTTGTCTGTGCTGCTGCCGCCGCGATAGGAGCAGAACCCATACCAGATTCATTGGAGAAAAGACCTCTCGCAATACCAAAACGCATTGCAGCCATAATACCTGTTCCTACAAGTCCGCCTGCCGCTGCTCCCGGAGTAAAGGCCAGTGTACAGATTGTCTTGATTGCCGGAATAATATAGTCATAATTGAAGCCAAGAATAATAATACATCCCAGCACATAAAAGATTGCCATAAATGGAACCAGCTTCTCACACACGCTTGCAATACTCTTAATACCGCCGAAAATAACAATCGCAGTAAGAACAGCAATTACAATACCAACGATCCATCCCGGAACACCAACGTTTTCTTCCACGATATTGGCAATCGCGTTTACCTGTGTGGCACAGCCGATACCAAAAGAAGCAAATCCAGCGAAAATCGCAAAGATCATACCAAGAACTTTTCCAAGGCCTTTCCATTTTAACCCTCTGGAAAGTGCATACATGGCACCGCCCTGCATACGTCCGTCTTTTGTCTTTACACGGTATTTTACCGCGATCAGAGATTCGGAATACTTTGTAGCAATTCCGAATACACCGGAAAGCCAGCACCAAAGCACAGCTCCCGGACCGCCAAGAGCAATCGCAGTACCTACACCGACAATATTACCGGTACCGATGGTAGCGGCAAGCGCTGTTGTAAGCGCTCCAAAGTTGGAAACCTCTCCTTCTGCATCCGGATCTCTGGTTACAGAAAGCTTAATTCCTTTGCTCAATGTCTTTCTCTGGATAAAGCCAGTACGAATTGTCATGAAAATATGGGTACCAAATAACAGAATGATCAGCCACCAGCCCCAAATCACAGCATCAATATCATAGATCGCATTACTGATTGTTTCAAACATAAAATGCCCCCTTCTCTTCCATTTTGAAATTCCTTTGTGTTTTCTGCTGCTTTTTGCCTTGTTGTTTTGACTTTGTAACGTACCGGTACACGGAAAAGCATTCTCTGATTCCTCTCTTCCGTATTGTTATTTTCTATTTTACCAAAATTTTCTGAAAATAGCAAGTATCGTTACAACTTTAACATGCAATTGTGTTTCTCTTTCTTCAAGTTATTGAATATTTAGTCTCACACCTCATTTCCGCTATATTGCACTTATTTTTACCAAAATATATCTATAATTTTGGCTTTTTATGAAAAAAGACGCAGGAAAATCAGTCCAACAACCTCTTTGCCTGCATCTTTTCAAATATGGATTGTATTATATGCTTGTCTGACTGTATTGTCAAGGTATATTTTTTCACTTTTTTATAAAAATTTCTTTTTTCTTTGAATATTCATACAGTTACTTTCTGCAATTTTGCCATTTTATTCATTTTTCTTTTCTTCCTGTATGCCCAAAAATTTTTCAGACTTTCATCACATTTTATACACATTCTGTTTCTAAAATGAAAAAGAAAAATTTTCTGAAGCGAGGAGGTAGTGCATTGATCGAAGTGAAAAATCTTGTAAAATGCTACGGATCACATACCGCCGTGGATCATCTGAATTTTACGATCAAAAAAGGGCAGATCTATGGTTTTCTCGGTCCAAACGGCGCCGGAAAATCAACAACTATGAATATCATGACCGGTTATCTGGGAGCAACGGAAGGAGAAGTTCTCATTAATGGCCACAATATTCTCACAGAGCCTTACAAAGCCAAAAAGGATATCGGTTATCTGCCGGAACAGCCGCCCCTCTATATGGATATGACCGTTCTGGAATATCTGAAATTTGTTTTCTGTCTGAAGCAGCTTGGCAAAACGTTTCAGGAAGAGCAGCTTGAGAAGATCATCCGTCTTGTAAAGCTTGGTTCTGTCAGAAACCGTCTGATAAAAAATCTTTCCAAAGGATACCGGCAGAGAGTCGGACTTGCAGGAGCTTTGGTAGGTTTTCCGGAAATCATTATTCTGGATGAGCCGACAGTCGGGCTTGATCCGCAGCAGATCATTGAGATCCGCCAGCTGATCCGCAGTCTCGCCACGGACCATACTGTCATTCTCAGTTCACATATTCTCTCTGAGGTGCGGGAAATCTGCGACCATATTATGATCATTTATCAGGGAAAACTGGTGGCAAGTGATACTCCCGAAAATCTGGAACATAAGATGCAGGGAAATGAGACGATCGAACTCCTTGCAAAGGGGAACTTGTCTTCCGTGAAAGGAGCCGTCGCCTCTCTTTCATCTGTTCTGGAAGCCGAATATACCGATCCTGATGAAAACGGATGCATCAGCGCGGTATTGACAGTCTCGGGGAAAAAAGATATCCGCGAAGATATCTTCTGGGCATTTGCTGATCGCAAGCTCCCTCTTCTGCGTCTTGCAAACACCCGGACAACGTTAGAGGATATTTTCCTGGAACTTACCTCAGCGCCTGAAATCGTCCGGCCAAAAGCCTCTAAAAAATCATCCCCACGAGTACAAAAGAAAACGATTCCAGAGGCTAAGCTGCCGGAATCCAAATCAGAAAATCAGGAAGAGAACGAGGAGGAGAATGATGAGAGCAATTTATAAAAGAGAACTGGATTCTTATTTTCATTCCATGATCGGCTATGTATTCATTGCCTTTTTTCTTGCTTTTACAGGAGTCTATTTTATGGCATATAATCTGACTTACGGATATCCCGTTTTTTCTTATGTGCTAAGCTCCCTTGTATTTATTCTTATGCTTGCCATACCGGTGCTCACTATGAAAAGTTTTTCCGAGGACCGCAAAAGCAAAACAGATCAGCTTCTATTGACAGCTCCTGTGTCCCTGGGACAGATCGTAATGGGAAAATATCTGGCTATGGTAACTGTTTTCCTTATTCCCAACATTGTGTTCTGCCTTTTTCCTCTCGTCATTAAAATACAGGGAAATGCCTATTTTCTGACAGATTACAGCGGAATCCTGATCTTTTTTCTCCTTGGATGCGTTTTCATATCTATTGGCATGTTTCTTTCCTCCCTTACAGAAAGTCAGATCATCGCCGCTCTTTCATCCATCGGCGTACTTTTGATCCTGTATCTCTGGGACGGACTGATCGGATTCCTTCCCTCTTCCGCTCTTTTGAACCTTTTCATCCTTATCGTGATATTTACGCTTGTATGCGCCCTTGTCTGGCATCTTACCCGCAATTATATTCTGGGCGGTGTTCTGGAAGTGATCGTGCTTGCCGCATGCATCATTCCCTATGCAGTAGATTCCAGCCTTTTTGAAAATCTCCTTCCGGATTTTCTCGGACGCCTGGATCTTACGGCCCCTCTGACAGATGTTGTATCAAATCAGCTTTTTGACACAAATGGGGTTATTCTGTATCTTTCCATCATCGGACTGTTTATTTTTCTGACGATGCAGTCCATACAAAAAAGACGCTGGAGTTAGGAGGAGCATATCACTATGGGTAAAATCAAAAATTTGTTTTCTACTGTTTCATCCCGGCAGGGCAGTTACAGCCTTGCAATGACTGCCGTTGTCATAGGGATTGTTGTTTTCATTAATCTGATTGCCGGCAGGCTCCCCAGTTCCCTGAAGCAGATTGATATCAGCACTAATAATATTTATGAGATCACAGATACCAGCCGGGATCTTTTGAAGGATCTGGATAAAGGTGTGGATTTTACGGTTCTTGCCGAAAAGAGCAGCGCCGATGAACGGATTCGGAACTTTATTGAAAAATATGCAGCTCTTTCCAGCCACATCAATGTGGAATGGATTGATCCGGTTCTTCATCCGTCTGCACTGACAGAATATGAGGCAGAATCTGACACTATCGTTGCCTCCTGTCCTGATACGGAAAAGACGACCACTGTTTCTTTCCAGGATATTATCACTTACGATGAAATGTCCTACTATACTACCGGCAGCCTTACAGAGTCTGAATTTGACGGAGAAGGGCAACTGACAAGCGCTGTGAATTATGTTACCACTGATGTCAGCAAAACCATTTATACGGTGAGCGGGCACGGAGAAAGTTCTCTTCCATCCTCAGTCACAGACCTGATGGAAAAATCTTCTTTTACTACAGAGGAGCTGAATCTTATGATGGCCTCCTCCATACCGGAGGACTGCGACCTTCTGCTGTTTTATGCACCGTCTGCCGACATTTCGGAAGATGAGCTGAATCTTCTTACCTCCTACATGGAAGACGGCGGAAATGTATTTTTTATACAGGGAGAAGATTTGACGGATATGCCTAATTTTTCTTCTCTGATGGAAACTTACGGTCTTCAGCCGTCCCAGGGGTATATCGCAGATATGCAGCGCTCTTATCAGGGAAATTATTACTATATTTTCCCGCTGCTTAGTGTATCCGGAGATCTGGCTGAAAATATAGAATCCCAGATGGTGCTCCTTGCCAATGCTCACGGCTTTACAGAAGGAACGCCTGCACGTGACACCATTACCCTTACTCCTTTCATGACAACCTCATCAAACAGTTACGCTGTGACAGAAGACGGGAACACAGAAGAGGGAAGTTATATCCTGGGGGCTGCTGCCACAGAAAATGACAGCCGTTTTACAGTCATCAGCTCCTCTTCCATGATCGATGAAACAATTACCAGTCAGTTCACAAACATCGAAAATCTCTCTTTGTTCATGAATGCCGTTACCGCCAATTTTGATGATGTGGAAAATCTGTCCATTGAGGCAAAAAGTCTGCAGCTCGAAAACAATACGATGCAGTATACCGGATTGATAGGCATTGTCGCCATTGTCGGTATCCCTGTCATTTTCCTGATCTATGGACTCTGGCGTTGGATAAAACGCCGAAAAGCTTAAAGGAGGGTATAAAAATATGGACATGAAAAAGCACCGCACATTGCTGATTCTTCTTGCGCTTTTTGTCATACTCATCCTGATCTTTCTTTTTCTTTCCTTTTATGAAAGGAAGCAGGAAGAACAAAACGGCGGGGATGACTCTCAAATATCTGTCACAGACATAGAATCCCTCTTAGCTCTTTCCTATACAGACCACAGCGAGGGAACCACCATGAGCTTTGCAAAAGACGGAAATACCTGGTATGTCTCCAATGACAGAGATATCCCTCTGACGCAGAGTTATATCGAAACCATGGAAGATACCTTCTGTTCTCTTACCGCCACCCGGGAAATTTCTGATCCTGATGCCCTCTCTGACTACGGGCTTGAAGATCCTGCCTATACCATCGAACTAACAGATCAGGACGGAACTCTTACAACTGTTACCATCGGCAATTCTGTAGATGAAGACTACTACCTTGCTGTAAACGGGCAGGAAGATATTCTTTATACGGCAGACTCCTCCATTGTATCATCCATGCAGTATGACCTTGATACCATGGTTGCAAAAGATGATGTCCCCTCTATCGGAAGCGGAAACCTTGTACAGGCTGACATTACCGAAAATGGGACAACAACAATCTACTCATCTGACAATGACGAACAGACGGAAACTATCTCTACCATTGCCGGCGGATACGGGGCCATGAGTCTGACGGAGCTTGCAAGCTATCATGCCGATGCCGAGGAGCTGGCTTCCTTTGGCCTGGATGAAGATTCCAGAATCACAGTGAAACTGACTTACAATGAATCTTCTGAAGAAGAATCTGATGAGGATCCTCTGACCTTTACGCTGTATATCGGAAATACTACAGACGACGACACCCGCTACGTGCAGGTACAGGACTCTGATCTTGTATATCTGGTAAGCTCCGGCATTCTGAACAATCTATTAGGCGGCAGTGAAGAATAAAGCAATGTGCGCTTTCAGACGTATAACAAAAACAGGCAATGTTATCAGAATTGCTAACTGACATATTCTGATAACATTGCCTGCTTTTTCTTTCTATTCTCTACTGCTATTTTTTCAGGATCAGGGCTACAAATACCAGATCTTCATCGCCGTTATTCTTTACTCCGTGTCCGTCGCCGTCCTTGCAGAATGTTACATCTCCGGCTTCAATCGGAACAGCCTTTCCGTTGTCATCGTACATGCCTTTTCCACTTAACACATAGTAAGTTTCTGTCTCACCGTGATGCTCATGATGTCCAAGTTCGCAGCCCGGTTTCAGTGTTACGCGGCTGAACATACGGCAGTGCTCGCCCAGCTGCTCCTCATTCAGCAGCCCTTCCTTCATAATGAAACCGGCACCGCCGTTGGCACGCTCCACAGTAACAACTTCTCTTTCGTTTGCTTTTGTCATGATTCATGTCCTCCTTTTTACTGTCCTTATTTTACCACACCCGGACATTAATTGACAATCTTATAATATTCTCTTGCGGTAATAGCGAATACAATAATGTAAAATGCCGCGAATATCAGCACAGTCACCACAGTACACAGGACGAAAAGCCCGGTATTGAAAAGTCCGAATATCCCCAGAAGTTTTGTTATCACATTGAAGGCAACCATAATATGAAGGATGGAAAACAGCAGAGGCAGGAAAAATACAATCAGGATCTGACTGCGGATCGCCCGGCGTATTTCTCTTTTGTCCATTCCTACTTTCTGCATGATCACATACCGTTCCCGGTCATCCAGACC encodes:
- a CDS encoding ABC transporter ATP-binding protein; the protein is MIEVKNLVKCYGSHTAVDHLNFTIKKGQIYGFLGPNGAGKSTTMNIMTGYLGATEGEVLINGHNILTEPYKAKKDIGYLPEQPPLYMDMTVLEYLKFVFCLKQLGKTFQEEQLEKIIRLVKLGSVRNRLIKNLSKGYRQRVGLAGALVGFPEIIILDEPTVGLDPQQIIEIRQLIRSLATDHTVILSSHILSEVREICDHIMIIYQGKLVASDTPENLEHKMQGNETIELLAKGNLSSVKGAVASLSSVLEAEYTDPDENGCISAVLTVSGKKDIREDIFWAFADRKLPLLRLANTRTTLEDIFLELTSAPEIVRPKASKKSSPRVQKKTIPEAKLPESKSENQEENEEENDESNL
- a CDS encoding alanine/glycine:cation symporter family protein — translated: MFETISNAIYDIDAVIWGWWLIILLFGTHIFMTIRTGFIQRKTLSKGIKLSVTRDPDAEGEVSNFGALTTALAATIGTGNIVGVGTAIALGGPGAVLWCWLSGVFGIATKYSESLIAVKYRVKTKDGRMQGGAMYALSRGLKWKGLGKVLGMIFAIFAGFASFGIGCATQVNAIANIVEENVGVPGWIVGIVIAVLTAIVIFGGIKSIASVCEKLVPFMAIFYVLGCIIILGFNYDYIIPAIKTICTLAFTPGAAAGGLVGTGIMAAMRFGIARGLFSNESGMGSAPIAAAAAQTRNPVRQALVSSTGTFWDTVVVCLMSGLVIVTSVMKNPNINADEIEDGGVLTTLAFQQIPYLGPIILTLGIICFAYSTVLGWAYYGERAVEYFAGKKVLIGYRILYVAVAAIAPVVALDVVWALADILNALMAVPNLIAVLLLSNVIASETKKYINDLDAWDETPVPVIDD
- a CDS encoding ABC transporter permease, whose amino-acid sequence is MRAIYKRELDSYFHSMIGYVFIAFFLAFTGVYFMAYNLTYGYPVFSYVLSSLVFILMLAIPVLTMKSFSEDRKSKTDQLLLTAPVSLGQIVMGKYLAMVTVFLIPNIVFCLFPLVIKIQGNAYFLTDYSGILIFFLLGCVFISIGMFLSSLTESQIIAALSSIGVLLILYLWDGLIGFLPSSALLNLFILIVIFTLVCALVWHLTRNYILGGVLEVIVLAACIIPYAVDSSLFENLLPDFLGRLDLTAPLTDVVSNQLFDTNGVILYLSIIGLFIFLTMQSIQKRRWS
- a CDS encoding GldG family protein, yielding MGKIKNLFSTVSSRQGSYSLAMTAVVIGIVVFINLIAGRLPSSLKQIDISTNNIYEITDTSRDLLKDLDKGVDFTVLAEKSSADERIRNFIEKYAALSSHINVEWIDPVLHPSALTEYEAESDTIVASCPDTEKTTTVSFQDIITYDEMSYYTTGSLTESEFDGEGQLTSAVNYVTTDVSKTIYTVSGHGESSLPSSVTDLMEKSSFTTEELNLMMASSIPEDCDLLLFYAPSADISEDELNLLTSYMEDGGNVFFIQGEDLTDMPNFSSLMETYGLQPSQGYIADMQRSYQGNYYYIFPLLSVSGDLAENIESQMVLLANAHGFTEGTPARDTITLTPFMTTSSNSYAVTEDGNTEEGSYILGAAATENDSRFTVISSSSMIDETITSQFTNIENLSLFMNAVTANFDDVENLSIEAKSLQLENNTMQYTGLIGIVAIVGIPVIFLIYGLWRWIKRRKA
- a CDS encoding DUF4340 domain-containing protein, with the protein product MDMKKHRTLLILLALFVILILIFLFLSFYERKQEEQNGGDDSQISVTDIESLLALSYTDHSEGTTMSFAKDGNTWYVSNDRDIPLTQSYIETMEDTFCSLTATREISDPDALSDYGLEDPAYTIELTDQDGTLTTVTIGNSVDEDYYLAVNGQEDILYTADSSIVSSMQYDLDTMVAKDDVPSIGSGNLVQADITENGTTTIYSSDNDEQTETISTIAGGYGAMSLTELASYHADAEELASFGLDEDSRITVKLTYNESSEEESDEDPLTFTLYIGNTTDDDTRYVQVQDSDLVYLVSSGILNNLLGGSEE
- a CDS encoding ABC transporter substrate-binding protein; protein product: MKRRTVAVLLTAVMTMAMTAGCAGSSGSSDSGSGEESYTIGISQFAEHGSLDNCREGFLQGLEEEGIVEGENLTVDYKNAAADMGTASQISDTFVSDKVDMICAIATPTAQSAYNAAMDTDIPVIYTAVTDPVAAELADEEGNPVGNVTGTSDELPIKAQLEMIRTMLPDGQKIGIMYTTSEANSISALETYKELAGDYDFEIVEKGITATADISLAADDLLSQVDCITNLTDNTVVASLPTILEKANEKGIPIFGSEIEQVKIGCLAAEGLDYIALGKQTGQMAAKVLKGEAEASELPYETITEPGFYVNTKVAENLGITVPEELAGTAVESFDTISEAEAE
- a CDS encoding ABC transporter ATP-binding protein, which encodes MLELKDIHKYYNPGTVNEMCLFHGFNLSIEEGEFVSVIGSNGSGKTSMLNIICGSIPVEAGQIFMNGSDITKEKEYKRNRRIGRVYQNPAMGTCPSMTILENMALADNKGKVYGFGRGTNKARISYYKELLSQLGLGLEDKLDIKVGALSGGQRQAMALLMSTMTPIEFLILDEHTAALDPKTAELIMELTDKIVKEKKLTTIMVTHNLRYAVEYGDRLLMMHQGEAVLDLKGEEKKAMSVDEILKQFNEISIECGN
- a CDS encoding ABC transporter permease, which translates into the protein MDFVVTIFEQGLIYGILALGVYITYKILDFPDLTVDGSFPLGGAVTALLITKGINPYLSLLAAFLAGALAGVCTGLIHVKGKVRDLLSGIIMMTALWTINLYIAGTSNVPLFSQDSIFKNDWIQGIMPEALQSYITLILALVLAAISKILLDLYLKTKSGYLLRAVGDNDVLVTSLAKDQGNVKIVGLAIANGLVALAGSAFCQEERVFEISMGTGAIVIGLASVIIGTSIFKKLTVMKATTAVLIGSVIYKACVAVAIRNFEPQAMKLITAVLFLVILIISMERRKKVKPDAGTQRHS
- a CDS encoding cupin domain-containing protein: MTKANEREVVTVERANGGAGFIMKEGLLNEEQLGEHCRMFSRVTLKPGCELGHHEHHGETETYYVLSGKGMYDDNGKAVPIEAGDVTFCKDGDGHGVKNNGDEDLVFVALILKK